The proteins below are encoded in one region of Alistipes communis:
- the nusB gene encoding transcription antitermination factor NusB, with protein MLSRRLLRVKVIKALFGHLKSDSTNMIASEKTLLASIDKTYDLYFQLMELIVEVRRHAESRLETARRKKLPTYEDLNPNTKFVENKAIALLASSQTVNDYLSSHKLNWARYPELIKLLYTRLLASDYYRRYMQNPTRTFSEDKQLVEEFYRNELEDCEELEAALEEQSILWSDDLGFALTMVVRTLSNLRASSTDVKVLPKFKSDDDLAFVKTLFEKVLVNYDQTQRYIERFTSNWDIERIAFMDYLILATAVAELTSCPEIPVKVTLDEYIEISKYYSGPGSSVFINGVLDKLVAALTEEGKIQKTGRGLI; from the coding sequence ATGTTAAGCCGCAGATTACTCCGAGTCAAGGTCATCAAAGCCCTTTTCGGACACCTGAAATCGGATTCGACCAATATGATCGCCTCCGAGAAAACACTGCTCGCATCGATCGACAAGACCTACGATCTCTATTTTCAGTTGATGGAGCTGATCGTCGAAGTCCGCCGCCATGCGGAGTCGCGGCTCGAAACGGCCCGCCGGAAGAAACTGCCGACCTACGAGGATCTGAATCCCAATACCAAATTCGTCGAGAACAAGGCCATCGCCCTGTTGGCGTCGAGCCAGACGGTCAACGACTATCTCTCGTCGCACAAACTCAACTGGGCGCGTTATCCCGAACTCATCAAATTGCTTTATACCAGACTGTTGGCGTCGGACTACTATCGTCGTTACATGCAAAATCCGACGCGGACCTTCTCGGAGGACAAGCAGCTCGTCGAGGAGTTTTACCGCAACGAATTGGAGGATTGCGAGGAGCTGGAAGCCGCTTTGGAAGAGCAGTCGATCCTGTGGAGCGACGATCTAGGTTTCGCGCTGACGATGGTCGTGCGGACGCTCTCGAATCTGCGCGCCTCGTCGACCGACGTGAAGGTTCTGCCCAAGTTCAAGAGCGACGACGATCTGGCCTTCGTCAAGACGCTGTTCGAGAAGGTTTTGGTGAACTACGACCAGACGCAGCGCTATATCGAACGCTTCACGAGCAACTGGGACATCGAGCGCATCGCCTTCATGGACTATCTGATTCTGGCGACGGCCGTCGCCGAACTGACTTCGTGTCCCGAAATTCCGGTGAAAGTGACGCTCGACGAGTATATCGAGATTTCGAAATATTACTCGGGGCCGGGCAGCAGCGTCTTCATCAACGGCGTGCTCGACAAACTGGTCGCCGCGCTGACCGAGGAGGGGAAAATCCAGAAAACGGGGCGGGGCCTCATTTAG
- a CDS encoding DUF1573 domain-containing protein, with protein sequence MSDTLRFGRLHSGETARLEAGFCNRGREPLVVVRSESSCGCTSLEYDAQPIMPGDTLRVAVRFDTSGQRGWLFKVLRVYFSGGERPLRLYVEADVQ encoded by the coding sequence ATGTCGGATACCCTGCGTTTCGGACGTCTCCACAGCGGCGAAACGGCGCGGCTCGAAGCGGGTTTCTGCAATCGGGGCAGGGAGCCGCTCGTAGTCGTCCGGAGCGAATCGTCGTGCGGATGCACCTCGTTGGAATATGACGCTCAGCCGATTATGCCCGGAGATACGCTGCGTGTGGCCGTGCGTTTCGATACGAGCGGCCAGCGGGGCTGGCTTTTCAAGGTACTGCGCGTCTATTTCTCCGGCGGCGAGCGTCCGCTGCGGCTCTACGTCGAGGCCGACGTGCAGTGA
- the yajC gene encoding preprotein translocase subunit YajC, whose protein sequence is MMNLLQAATGQPQQPSPWGFYIMIGLMILVLWLFMWRPESKRRKEMQKFREGLKKGDKVITAGGIYGTVKEIKERTLLIEVDGNVTLRVDKNMVVADTTDLQK, encoded by the coding sequence ATGATGAATCTGTTACAGGCGGCTACCGGTCAGCCGCAGCAGCCGTCTCCGTGGGGCTTCTACATTATGATCGGATTGATGATCCTCGTGTTGTGGCTCTTCATGTGGCGTCCCGAATCGAAGCGCCGCAAGGAGATGCAGAAATTCCGCGAAGGTCTCAAAAAAGGCGACAAGGTCATTACCGCCGGCGGTATTTACGGTACGGTCAAGGAGATCAAGGAGCGCACGCTGCTGATCGAGGTCGACGGCAACGTGACGCTGCGTGTCGACAAGAACATGGTCGTGGCCGATACGACCGATTTGCAGAAATAG
- a CDS encoding class I SAM-dependent methyltransferase produces MGKLATAERVSRDASDNFVFQRSLLAYDRAAEIVSGDVLEIGTGTGYGIELVAPHCDRFVTVDKYAAGGDRHAANVEFRRMCVPPLGFGDESFDFVITFQVIEHIDDDAAFVREIARVLRPGGRMILTTPNAPMSLTRNPWHVREYRIDELRRLLSEAFSAVETHGVFGNERVMEYYEHNRRSVERIARFDLFDLQHRLPRRLLQLPYDLLNRINRRRLLRQNEALTTSIRMDDYRIAPAAEGCFDLFFIATK; encoded by the coding sequence ATGGGCAAACTCGCAACCGCCGAGCGCGTATCGCGCGACGCATCCGACAACTTCGTCTTCCAGCGGTCGCTGCTGGCCTACGACCGCGCGGCAGAGATCGTATCGGGCGATGTGTTGGAGATCGGGACGGGAACGGGATACGGCATCGAACTCGTCGCGCCGCATTGCGACCGTTTCGTCACGGTGGACAAATACGCCGCCGGCGGAGACCGCCACGCAGCCAACGTCGAATTCCGACGGATGTGCGTGCCTCCGCTCGGCTTCGGGGACGAATCGTTCGATTTCGTCATTACCTTCCAGGTGATCGAACACATCGACGACGACGCAGCGTTCGTGCGTGAAATCGCCCGTGTGCTGCGGCCGGGCGGACGGATGATCCTCACCACGCCCAACGCTCCGATGTCGCTCACACGCAACCCGTGGCACGTGCGTGAATACCGGATCGACGAACTGCGGCGATTGCTTTCCGAAGCATTTTCCGCCGTCGAGACCCACGGCGTCTTCGGCAACGAGCGCGTGATGGAGTACTACGAACACAACCGCCGCAGCGTGGAGCGCATCGCCCGCTTCGACCTGTTCGACCTCCAGCACCGCCTGCCGCGCCGGCTGCTGCAACTCCCCTACGACCTGCTCAACCGCATCAACCGACGTCGGCTGCTGCGGCAGAACGAGGCGCTGACCACTTCGATCCGCATGGACGACTACCGCATCGCACCGGCGGCCGAAGGATGTTTCGACCTCTTCTTCATCGCGACGAAATAG
- a CDS encoding CvfB family protein, with protein sequence MKAGQNHTLTVTRISDYGLYLADQEGQEVLLPNRYVSLADKVGDAVDVFVYHDSEDRLVATRETPLARAGEAAFLKVVDKNLHGAFLDWGLAGKDLFLPNRNQQGGIFAGRSYVVYVYVDDVTGRCVATNKLKSFVNNETLTVRPREEVDLLVASESEIGYRVVIDNRHWGMLYRNQLFRPVQVGDRLRGYVTKITDDHRIDVSLRQPGYAGVQDGADQLLGMLREAGGRLPLGDDSSPEEIHRRTQLSKKAFKRSLGVLLKRGIVAADAEGIKLTKQ encoded by the coding sequence ATGAAAGCCGGACAAAACCATACGCTCACCGTGACCCGTATCTCGGACTACGGTCTCTATCTCGCCGATCAGGAGGGGCAGGAGGTACTGCTGCCCAACCGCTACGTTTCGCTCGCCGACAAGGTGGGCGACGCGGTCGACGTCTTCGTCTATCACGACTCCGAAGACCGGCTCGTGGCCACGCGCGAAACGCCGCTGGCCCGTGCCGGCGAGGCCGCATTCCTGAAAGTGGTCGACAAGAACCTCCACGGAGCGTTCCTCGACTGGGGGCTTGCGGGCAAAGACCTCTTTCTGCCCAACCGCAACCAGCAGGGCGGGATCTTCGCCGGACGTTCCTATGTGGTCTACGTCTATGTCGACGATGTGACGGGACGATGCGTGGCGACGAACAAACTCAAAAGTTTCGTCAACAACGAGACGCTCACCGTCCGTCCCCGCGAGGAGGTCGATCTGCTGGTGGCTTCGGAGTCGGAGATCGGTTACCGCGTGGTGATCGACAACCGCCATTGGGGAATGCTCTACCGCAACCAGCTTTTCCGACCCGTACAGGTGGGCGACCGCCTGCGCGGCTACGTGACCAAAATCACCGACGACCACCGCATCGACGTGTCGCTCCGACAGCCGGGCTATGCCGGCGTGCAGGACGGTGCAGACCAGCTGCTCGGCATGCTGCGCGAAGCGGGCGGGCGGCTGCCGCTCGGCGACGACAGCTCGCCGGAAGAGATTCACCGCCGCACGCAGCTCAGCAAGAAGGCGTTCAAACGTTCGCTGGGCGTCCTGCTCAAACGCGGGATCGTCGCGGCCGACGCAGAGGGGATCAAACTGACGAAACAGTAG
- a CDS encoding amidohydrolase translates to MKVALCQFSMEWEAAARNLRRAEELVAQAGADLALLPEMFATGFVTEPWRTALPDEEELLAWMRRTARRYATALAGSAVVRSGDRFANRFFFVRPAGGAERYDKRHLFSIGGEDAHFVAGRRRVVVEYGGLRFLPLVCYDLRFPVWCRCHSDYDAILCVASWPAPRREVWRTLLRARAIENQCYVVGVNRTGDDPWNHYAGDSAVVDFKGTPLCEADASEGVFTARLDREALDRFRTKFPAWRDADDFLLR, encoded by the coding sequence ATGAAAGTCGCCCTGTGTCAGTTCTCGATGGAGTGGGAGGCCGCAGCCCGCAACCTCCGCCGTGCCGAAGAGCTCGTCGCGCAGGCCGGTGCCGATCTGGCCCTCCTGCCCGAGATGTTCGCCACGGGGTTCGTCACCGAACCGTGGCGAACGGCGCTGCCGGACGAGGAGGAACTCCTCGCGTGGATGCGCCGCACCGCACGACGTTATGCGACGGCGTTGGCCGGCAGCGCCGTCGTCCGCAGCGGCGACCGTTTCGCCAATCGCTTTTTCTTCGTGCGGCCGGCGGGCGGTGCGGAGCGATACGACAAGCGGCATCTTTTTTCTATCGGCGGCGAAGATGCGCATTTTGTGGCGGGCCGGCGGCGCGTAGTGGTCGAATACGGCGGACTGCGGTTTTTGCCGCTCGTCTGTTACGACCTGCGTTTTCCGGTCTGGTGTCGTTGTCACAGCGATTACGACGCGATTCTCTGCGTGGCCTCGTGGCCGGCGCCGCGTCGGGAGGTGTGGCGGACCCTGCTGCGGGCCCGGGCGATCGAGAACCAGTGTTATGTCGTCGGCGTCAACCGCACGGGCGACGATCCGTGGAACCATTATGCCGGCGATTCGGCGGTCGTCGATTTCAAGGGGACGCCGCTCTGCGAGGCGGACGCTTCGGAGGGGGTCTTCACGGCCCGGCTCGACAGGGAAGCGCTCGATCGGTTCCGGACGAAATTTCCCGCATGGCGCGACGCCGACGATTTCCTGCTGCGATGA
- the uvrA gene encoding excinuclease ABC subunit UvrA, whose product MKREETIEVLGARVHNLKNIDVTIPRHKLVVVTGLSGSGKSSLAFDTIYAEGQRRYMETLSTYARQFVGTMERPDVDKITGLSPVVAIEQKTTNKNPRSTVGTVTEINDFLRLLYARASRAYSPATGEEMVHYSDEQILDLILRDFAGRRIALLAPIVKGRKGHYRELFESLVKKGYLHARIDGQMCEFSTGMKLDRYKIHTIDLVVDRLRVSEESRDRLMTSLKESMRQGKGTMALYDYDTETMRYYSRHLMCPTTGVAFEDPAPHTFSFNSPKGACPRCNGLGVEAVFDRSKIIPDPKKSLRAGGIEPFGPYRNNMLFALLEMLGRRYDFTLDDPVQSISEEGMNAILYGDSEPLTVDLTEFANAGGKRLVSWDGMAEWIGRNFDEDSKRGEKWREQFLVYKPCSVCGGSRLRSEALQFRIGGRNIAEVSAMSISDFADWMSRIEEHFTEKERKIAQEVVKEIRERLRFLIEVGLGYLSLSRSSRSLSGGESQRIRLATQVGSKLVNVLYILDEPSIGLHQRDNRRLIRSLQELRDAGNSVIVVEHDEEMMRSADWIVDVGPKAGRKGGHVVASGTFDDILRSDSVTADYLTGRRRIEVPATLREGNGRHIVLRGASGNNLKHIDVDFPLGKLILVTGVSGSGKSTLVNETLRPILSRKLYRSLDRPLPYDSIEGIEHVDKLVVVDQSPIGRTPRSNPATYSNVFADIRKLFEMTPDAQVRGFKAGRFSFNVKGGRCETCRGAGVQTIEMNFLPDVYVTCKSCGGHRYNRETLEVKYKGKNIDDVLNMTVNMAVEFFENIPSIYQKLRAIQEVGLGYLTLGQPCTTLSGGESQRIKLAAELSKRDTGSTLYILDEPTTGLHFEDIRQLIDVLNKLVDRGNTVVVIEHNLDVVKVADWIIDIGPEGGAAGGRVLAAGTPHEVAAVEQSYTGRFLRQMGL is encoded by the coding sequence ATGAAACGAGAGGAGACAATCGAGGTACTCGGCGCACGGGTACACAATCTGAAAAATATAGACGTAACGATTCCGCGCCACAAGCTGGTGGTTGTCACCGGCCTGTCGGGGTCGGGCAAATCGTCGCTGGCATTCGATACGATCTATGCCGAGGGGCAGCGGCGGTATATGGAGACCCTGTCGACCTATGCGCGTCAGTTCGTGGGGACGATGGAGCGTCCCGATGTGGACAAGATCACGGGACTGAGCCCCGTGGTGGCCATCGAGCAGAAGACGACCAACAAAAATCCGAGGTCGACGGTGGGTACCGTCACCGAGATCAACGACTTCCTGCGTCTGCTCTATGCGCGCGCTTCGCGCGCCTATTCGCCGGCTACGGGCGAGGAGATGGTGCATTACTCCGACGAGCAGATTCTCGACCTGATCCTGCGCGATTTCGCAGGCCGTCGCATCGCGCTGCTCGCACCGATCGTCAAGGGCCGCAAGGGACACTACCGCGAGCTGTTCGAGTCGCTGGTGAAGAAGGGCTACCTCCACGCCCGTATCGACGGCCAGATGTGCGAGTTCTCGACGGGCATGAAGCTCGACCGCTACAAGATCCACACGATCGACCTGGTGGTCGACCGCCTGCGCGTGAGCGAGGAGTCGCGCGACCGGCTGATGACTTCGCTCAAGGAGTCGATGCGGCAGGGCAAGGGGACGATGGCGCTCTACGACTACGATACGGAGACGATGCGCTACTATTCGCGGCATCTGATGTGCCCCACCACGGGCGTCGCGTTCGAAGATCCTGCGCCGCACACCTTTTCGTTCAACTCGCCCAAGGGGGCTTGCCCCCGATGCAACGGGCTGGGCGTCGAGGCGGTCTTCGACCGCAGCAAGATCATTCCCGATCCAAAGAAGTCGCTGCGCGCCGGAGGGATCGAACCCTTCGGGCCGTACCGCAACAACATGCTTTTCGCGCTGTTGGAGATGCTGGGGCGCCGCTACGATTTCACGCTCGACGATCCGGTGCAGAGCATTTCGGAGGAGGGGATGAACGCCATCCTCTACGGCGATTCCGAGCCGCTGACGGTCGATCTGACGGAATTCGCCAACGCCGGCGGCAAGCGTCTGGTGTCGTGGGACGGCATGGCCGAGTGGATCGGCCGCAATTTCGACGAGGATTCCAAGCGCGGCGAGAAGTGGCGCGAGCAGTTTCTCGTCTACAAGCCGTGCAGCGTCTGTGGCGGGTCGCGGTTGCGCAGCGAGGCATTGCAGTTCCGCATCGGCGGACGGAACATCGCCGAGGTGTCGGCCATGTCGATCTCCGATTTCGCCGACTGGATGTCCCGCATCGAGGAGCATTTCACCGAGAAGGAGCGCAAGATCGCGCAGGAGGTCGTCAAGGAGATCCGCGAACGGCTCCGGTTCCTGATCGAAGTGGGGTTGGGCTACCTCTCGCTGAGCCGCTCGTCGCGCTCGCTTTCGGGCGGCGAGTCACAGCGCATCCGGCTGGCGACGCAGGTCGGATCGAAACTGGTGAATGTGCTCTACATCCTCGACGAGCCGTCGATCGGCCTGCACCAGCGCGACAACCGGCGGCTGATCCGCAGCTTGCAGGAGTTGCGCGACGCCGGCAACTCGGTGATCGTCGTCGAGCACGACGAGGAGATGATGCGCTCGGCCGACTGGATCGTCGACGTAGGCCCCAAGGCGGGGCGCAAGGGCGGCCACGTCGTTGCGTCGGGTACGTTCGACGATATCCTCCGCTCCGACTCCGTGACGGCCGACTATCTGACCGGCCGCCGGCGGATCGAGGTTCCGGCGACGCTGCGCGAGGGCAACGGCCGTCATATCGTCCTGCGGGGAGCGTCGGGCAATAACCTCAAACATATCGACGTCGATTTCCCGCTGGGCAAACTGATCCTCGTCACGGGTGTCAGCGGTTCGGGCAAGTCGACGCTCGTCAACGAAACGCTGCGCCCTATTCTGAGCCGCAAGCTCTACCGGTCGCTCGACCGCCCGCTGCCCTACGATTCGATCGAGGGAATCGAACACGTCGACAAGCTGGTCGTGGTCGACCAGTCGCCGATCGGCCGCACGCCGCGCAGCAATCCGGCGACCTACTCCAACGTCTTCGCCGACATCCGCAAACTCTTCGAGATGACACCCGACGCGCAGGTGCGCGGCTTCAAGGCGGGACGCTTCTCCTTCAACGTCAAGGGCGGCCGTTGCGAGACGTGCCGCGGTGCGGGAGTGCAGACCATCGAGATGAACTTTCTGCCCGACGTCTATGTCACCTGCAAGAGTTGCGGCGGCCACCGCTACAACCGCGAGACGCTCGAAGTGAAATACAAGGGCAAGAATATCGACGACGTGTTGAACATGACGGTCAACATGGCCGTGGAGTTTTTCGAAAACATCCCGTCGATCTACCAGAAGCTGCGTGCCATTCAGGAGGTGGGGTTGGGCTACCTGACGCTCGGCCAGCCCTGCACGACGCTCTCGGGCGGCGAGTCGCAGCGCATCAAGCTGGCCGCCGAACTCTCGAAACGCGATACGGGCAGCACGCTCTATATCCTCGACGAGCCGACTACGGGGCTCCATTTCGAGGATATCCGCCAGTTGATCGACGTGCTGAACAAGCTGGTCGACCGCGGAAACACGGTCGTCGTCATCGAACACAACCTCGACGTGGTGAAGGTCGCCGACTGGATCATTGATATCGGTCCCGAAGGCGGTGCGGCGGGCGGACGGGTGCTCGCGGCGGGTACGCCGCACGAGGTGGCCGCCGTCGAGCAGAGTTATACGGGACGTTTTCTGCGGCAAATGGGGCTTTAA
- a CDS encoding DUF4251 domain-containing protein, whose protein sequence is MKRIIVWMAAAAVVVSAVAVTAQQQSKSQRAQTKSQRTEVREQRHEERVKRRAERLAAFEKHMDSIILSRNFQFNPSSMQRQPAGPVRQLINPNFTVGFWDGTVDVCLPYIKGYVPPYYYTVLNYVLPSVEGYRAEQTNEGWIVTFSTTLFSANDYTFTFDIYSSSGGANLTISSVWYNPVQYSGTITQVY, encoded by the coding sequence ATGAAACGTATTATCGTATGGATGGCTGCCGCTGCCGTAGTGGTATCGGCTGTCGCAGTTACGGCCCAACAGCAGTCGAAGTCTCAGCGGGCCCAAACCAAATCTCAACGCACGGAGGTGCGCGAGCAGCGCCACGAAGAGCGTGTGAAGCGGCGCGCCGAACGGCTGGCCGCCTTCGAAAAGCACATGGACTCGATCATCCTGTCGCGCAATTTCCAGTTCAACCCTTCGAGTATGCAGCGTCAGCCGGCGGGTCCCGTGCGCCAGTTGATCAATCCCAACTTCACGGTCGGGTTCTGGGACGGCACGGTGGACGTCTGCCTTCCCTACATCAAGGGCTATGTTCCTCCCTATTACTACACGGTGCTCAACTACGTGCTTCCGTCGGTCGAGGGGTACCGTGCCGAACAGACCAACGAAGGCTGGATCGTGACCTTCTCCACCACGCTCTTCTCGGCCAACGATTACACCTTCACCTTCGACATCTACTCGTCGTCGGGAGGCGCCAACCTCACCATTTCGTCGGTCTGGTACAATCCCGTACAGTACTCCGGCACTATTACGCAGGTGTATTGA
- a CDS encoding zinc ribbon domain-containing protein, whose protein sequence is MGILFGNETKKCPECGMIIPSEARKCPYCRTEFGEPSLSDDLNRFGCLGYPSVILTILLLLHTCS, encoded by the coding sequence ATGGGTATTCTTTTCGGAAACGAAACGAAGAAATGTCCCGAATGCGGAATGATCATCCCCTCGGAGGCCCGCAAATGTCCCTACTGCCGTACCGAATTCGGCGAGCCGAGCCTGTCGGACGACTTAAATCGGTTCGGATGTCTGGGTTATCCGTCGGTCATTCTGACGATCCTGCTATTGCTGCACACTTGCAGTTAG
- a CDS encoding SDR family NAD(P)-dependent oxidoreductase: protein MKKHTIATDSKTALVTGAAHGIGRCYAERLAALGYRLILVDRDGGTLDTARQELAAAHGVTIDTLVMDMARMEASEELYAAVARLGAEVEVLVNNAGVFSYLDILATPVERIERMILLHDLTLSKNCRAFGADMARRGSGYILNMSSYSVWMPFPGMALYTATKAYVRCFSKAFAKEVAERGVRVTAVCPAGVATDLYGLSPKWQHIGRRLGVLISPDSCARRGLRALWRGRRCIVPDWWNRLFVPLFFYMPDFVTRRIRRFTIRFQR, encoded by the coding sequence ATGAAAAAGCACACGATCGCAACCGATTCGAAGACGGCGCTCGTGACGGGCGCCGCCCACGGCATCGGCCGCTGCTATGCCGAACGGCTGGCGGCCCTGGGCTACCGGCTGATTCTCGTCGACCGCGACGGCGGCACGCTCGACACCGCACGGCAGGAGTTGGCGGCGGCGCACGGCGTCACGATTGATACCCTTGTCATGGACATGGCGCGCATGGAGGCGTCGGAGGAGCTGTACGCCGCCGTCGCACGGCTGGGCGCCGAGGTGGAGGTACTCGTCAACAACGCGGGCGTCTTCTCCTATCTCGACATCCTTGCCACCCCCGTCGAACGGATCGAACGGATGATCCTGCTGCACGACCTGACGCTCTCGAAAAACTGCCGCGCCTTCGGGGCCGACATGGCGCGGCGCGGCAGCGGATACATCCTAAACATGTCCTCCTACTCGGTCTGGATGCCCTTCCCGGGCATGGCGCTCTACACCGCCACCAAGGCCTACGTGCGCTGTTTCTCGAAAGCCTTCGCCAAAGAGGTCGCCGAGCGAGGCGTCCGCGTGACGGCCGTGTGTCCCGCCGGCGTGGCGACCGACCTCTACGGGCTCTCGCCCAAATGGCAGCATATCGGCCGGCGGCTGGGCGTGCTGATTTCGCCCGACAGCTGTGCGCGGCGGGGGCTGCGCGCGCTGTGGCGCGGCCGCCGCTGCATCGTCCCCGACTGGTGGAACCGCCTGTTCGTACCGCTGTTCTTCTACATGCCCGACTTCGTGACGCGCCGTATCCGCCGCTTCACGATCCGCTTCCAGCGTTGA